One Thalassotalea sediminis DNA segment encodes these proteins:
- a CDS encoding FHA domain-containing protein: MEIIVEEISRGQKVLSRHKLSKDKVTIGRGYHNDIILSDPHVCAEHLVVSFDGEQWRIQDLDSANGSFLGEGKKSADGHVIHSGDIIRIGKSQVRILFPFHPVEASITLSPFENLINLTKHPAILISNIVVFALITGWLFFLNNPTEVKFTQLLVSAAGMTLVFSVWPIGVALVSLLTKHDARIWTQLGICFIFYNISWISDFIETVVTFNTASGSILVFMTGLTPIVIAFCLFWLNIYIGFHVSNKRRMIVASGLTILLVGGSFLVQVSKKPDFSIKPNFNTTLLTPTFLFAGSSSVDEFIEDTDELFQKVKEEKHKKD; this comes from the coding sequence ATGGAAATAATTGTTGAAGAAATTAGCCGTGGGCAAAAAGTATTGAGTCGACATAAACTCAGCAAAGATAAAGTTACCATTGGTCGTGGATATCATAACGATATTATCTTGTCTGACCCACACGTATGTGCTGAGCACCTTGTAGTATCCTTTGACGGAGAACAGTGGCGTATTCAAGATTTAGACAGTGCTAATGGCAGCTTTCTTGGTGAAGGTAAAAAGTCAGCCGATGGACATGTCATTCACTCAGGCGATATTATCCGAATTGGCAAAAGCCAAGTTCGCATATTGTTCCCATTCCACCCTGTTGAAGCAAGCATTACACTCAGCCCCTTTGAAAATCTAATAAATTTAACTAAGCACCCTGCTATTTTAATCAGCAACATTGTTGTTTTTGCGTTAATAACCGGTTGGTTGTTTTTCCTTAATAACCCAACTGAAGTCAAATTTACGCAACTACTTGTATCTGCAGCGGGTATGACATTAGTCTTTTCTGTATGGCCTATTGGCGTGGCGCTTGTTTCGCTGCTAACCAAACATGACGCCAGGATATGGACGCAACTCGGTATTTGTTTCATCTTTTACAATATTTCCTGGATTTCAGACTTTATTGAAACGGTTGTAACCTTCAACACCGCAAGTGGCTCAATTCTCGTGTTTATGACCGGACTAACGCCGATTGTTATAGCTTTTTGTTTATTTTGGTTAAACATTTATATCGGCTTTCATGTTAGCAACAAGCGCCGCATGATCGTCGCATCTGGACTCACGATTCTTTTAGTCGGTGGTAGTTTTTTAGTGCAAGTCAGTAAAAAGCCAGATTTCAGTATTAAACCTAACTTCAACACTACATTATTAACACCAACGTTTCTCTTTGCTGGTAGTAGTAGCGTTGATGAATTTATCGAAGATACCGATGAGCTTTTTCAAAAAGTAAAAGAAGAAAAGCATAAGAAAGATTAA